The following proteins come from a genomic window of Flavobacterium eburneipallidum:
- a CDS encoding DUF5627 domain-containing protein has protein sequence MKKLILFLLILISVVGCENDPISYPDYDYSSVYFPYQFPVRTITLGEDIYDNTLDLQFKCNIMATMSGVYENKKDIAIDFIVADTIPKGYKFVGTSPLRPILPMPRDYYTLASNQILIKKGDISGGVEVQLTDKFFADPLATQNNYVIPLIMTTAVGVDSILQGKPLVANTKPRRLDSRQWDKISKDYILYAVKYINTWHGYYLRRGKDVMTGSLNKTIVRHPKDVQTYDAATSNVATWLVQLTTGSLKVLKFPVVLQDGAGVNYTCTLNLTFDDAGKCVITSSDPTAFTASGTGVFVKKGEKNSFGNVDRDVLYLDYTINHIAKNINTQTKDTLLMRNRGVVKETFTVVK, from the coding sequence ATGAAAAAACTAATTTTATTTTTATTGATATTGATCTCTGTTGTGGGATGTGAGAACGATCCGATATCCTACCCTGATTATGATTATTCTTCTGTATATTTTCCTTATCAATTTCCAGTGAGAACGATTACGTTAGGCGAAGATATATATGACAATACTTTGGATCTTCAATTCAAATGTAACATTATGGCAACGATGTCTGGTGTTTATGAGAACAAGAAAGACATAGCAATTGATTTTATTGTTGCAGATACAATCCCTAAGGGTTATAAGTTTGTTGGAACGTCACCATTACGCCCAATTCTTCCTATGCCACGTGATTATTATACATTGGCATCAAATCAGATCCTGATTAAAAAAGGAGATATTTCTGGTGGTGTTGAAGTGCAACTAACCGATAAGTTTTTTGCAGATCCATTAGCAACACAGAATAATTATGTAATTCCATTAATTATGACTACTGCTGTTGGTGTAGATTCTATTTTGCAAGGAAAACCACTTGTGGCAAATACTAAACCTAGAAGGTTAGATTCAAGACAATGGGATAAAATTTCTAAAGATTATATACTGTATGCTGTAAAATATATCAATACTTGGCATGGATATTATTTAAGAAGAGGTAAAGATGTGATGACTGGTAGTTTAAATAAAACGATTGTAAGACATCCAAAAGATGTTCAGACTTATGATGCAGCAACTTCTAATGTTGCAACTTGGCTTGTTCAATTGACAACTGGTTCTCTAAAAGTTTTGAAGTTTCCTGTAGTATTACAGGATGGCGCCGGAGTAAATTATACTTGCACTTTAAATCTTACTTTTGATGATGCTGGTAAATGTGTAATTACTTCTTCTGACCCTACTGCATTTACGGCTAGTGGAACTGGTGTATTTGTGAAAAAAGGGGAGAAAAACAGTTTTGGTAATGTAGATAGAGATGTACTGTATTTAGATTATACAATAAATCATATTGCAAAAAATATTAACACTCAAACTAAAGATACACTTTTGATGAGAAATAGAGGTGTAGTTAAAGAAACATTTACTGTTGTTAAGTAA
- a CDS encoding RagB/SusD family nutrient uptake outer membrane protein, with product MKKNKNIFVILIFSVLFVGCTDLIDAELENIKDKNDTYVDPNFGLGLLTQGYARIPTNGYNFSEVATDDAVSNDLNNGFLRLATGQWTAAFNPASRWEACYSGIQYMNIVLSEVDKMTFSEDPLVDTLFRERIKGEAYGLRAIFMYNLLQSHGGWVNGKLLGVPIVLTEQVVTSEFNLPRETFNACTAQIYSDINNAIDRLPQDYVDVASNASIPPRYNVTGMTPSLYNRAMGVKFLGLVSGRVAKAIRSQVALLAASPAFANGSADGSNGTWEDAAKYAAEIIALKGGLAGLPSTFSSGVSWYRNTTEINALTSGANSPESLWRGGTSNNNDLERENFPPSLFGNGRVNPTQNLVDSFPASNGYPISNPLSLYNPASPFANRDPRLAEFVVYHGSRAGVTNAQINITAGNDAINNVNTSTRTGYYMKKLLRQDVNYNPNGRNTQNHYRPRIRYTEMYLNFAEAANEAWGSVSDPRGYGYTAYDIIKAIRKRALGLNTDPYLESIKTDKVAMRQLIRNERRLELSFEGFRFWDLRRWKVALTELNEPAKGVTISGSLAAPVYGNPFVVENRVFQNHMYYGPIPYLETLKFNNLLQNDGWNN from the coding sequence ATGAAAAAGAATAAAAACATATTTGTAATTTTAATTTTCTCCGTTTTATTTGTTGGTTGTACGGATCTTATAGATGCTGAACTAGAAAACATTAAGGATAAAAATGATACTTATGTAGATCCTAATTTTGGATTGGGACTTCTTACACAGGGTTATGCTAGAATCCCAACCAATGGGTATAATTTTAGTGAAGTTGCTACTGATGATGCCGTATCAAATGATCTTAATAATGGTTTTTTGAGATTAGCTACGGGACAGTGGACTGCTGCTTTTAATCCAGCAAGCCGCTGGGAAGCATGTTATTCAGGTATTCAATACATGAACATTGTTCTCAGTGAAGTCGATAAGATGACGTTTTCCGAAGACCCTCTTGTTGATACCCTTTTTAGAGAAAGAATTAAAGGGGAAGCTTATGGACTTCGTGCCATTTTTATGTATAACTTATTACAATCACATGGGGGTTGGGTAAATGGAAAATTACTTGGTGTGCCAATTGTTTTGACTGAACAAGTTGTGACTTCAGAATTTAATCTTCCTCGTGAAACGTTCAATGCGTGTACTGCACAAATTTATAGTGACATTAATAATGCCATAGATCGTTTGCCACAGGATTATGTGGATGTTGCTAGTAATGCTAGTATTCCTCCAAGATATAATGTTACTGGTATGACCCCTTCACTATACAATCGCGCCATGGGAGTAAAGTTTTTAGGTCTTGTCAGTGGACGTGTAGCTAAAGCAATTCGCTCACAAGTAGCTCTGTTGGCTGCAAGTCCTGCTTTTGCCAATGGATCTGCTGACGGTTCTAATGGAACTTGGGAGGATGCTGCTAAATACGCTGCCGAAATAATTGCTCTTAAAGGAGGTTTGGCAGGATTGCCATCTACCTTTTCTAGTGGGGTTTCATGGTATAGAAATACAACAGAGATAAATGCATTGACCTCTGGAGCCAACTCTCCAGAAAGTTTATGGAGAGGTGGAACATCTAATAATAATGATTTGGAACGTGAAAATTTTCCTCCTAGTTTATTTGGAAACGGACGTGTAAATCCAACTCAAAATCTTGTAGATTCATTCCCTGCTAGTAATGGGTATCCGATATCTAATCCACTTTCATTATATAATCCAGCAAGTCCATTTGCTAATAGAGACCCTCGTTTGGCAGAGTTTGTAGTTTATCACGGAAGTAGAGCAGGTGTTACGAATGCTCAAATAAACATTACAGCTGGTAATGACGCCATAAATAATGTGAATACGTCTACACGTACAGGTTACTATATGAAAAAATTGTTGAGACAGGATGTTAATTATAATCCAAATGGTAGAAATACTCAAAATCATTACAGACCACGCATACGTTATACAGAAATGTATCTTAATTTTGCCGAAGCTGCTAATGAAGCTTGGGGATCAGTTTCTGACCCAAGAGGATACGGTTATACTGCTTATGATATAATTAAAGCTATCCGTAAGAGAGCATTAGGTTTAAATACAGATCCTTATTTGGAGTCCATAAAAACGGATAAAGTTGCCATGCGTCAGTTAATTCGTAATGAGCGTCGTTTGGAGTTGTCTTTCGAGGGTTTCCGTTTTTGGGATTTACGCCGTTGGAAAGTGGCACTAACTGAATTAAATGAACCTGCTAAAGGCGTTACAATATCTGGTTCATTAGCAGCTCCTGTTTATGGCAATCCTTTCGTTGTAGAGAATAGAGTTTTCCAAAATCACATGTACTATGGTCCTATTCCTTACCTTGAAACGCTAAAATTTAATAACCTCCTTCAAAATGATGGTTGGAATAATTAG
- a CDS encoding SusC/RagA family TonB-linked outer membrane protein: MSAQDNKIIVSAVVYDNKGNLVPGATISSANETSEANDLGEFTITVDANSILTVTASGYKTGSIEAKSDLKKVVLDYDSDTVVLGYNSDKVKVAFNTVAKSDVLGGVSTVNIADQLATNYTTFSLDNLASYIPGYTGGNIWGMNGKLVIVDGIPRDEFNVVPSEIEDITVLKSAAAVALYGSLAAKGVVSITTKRGLSKGNKFDVRINTGIMDPKRYAKYLSSSEYMTLYNEALMNDGQPRNPLYTDEVIANSASGVNPYRYPNVDFYSSDNLKKYATRSEIVAEYTGGNDKAQFYVNVGNYRTTTLLDIGNGKSEGENRFNVRGNLDIKLSKMITSKINTSVTFYDNNQAQGNFWGNAATLRPNLFAPLIPLSYLEKADAKTQNYIATSPFIVDGKYLLGGTSTQLTNPFADIYTRGIIKGTTRKYQFDTSFNFDLANLLKGLTFDTQFGIDYNTSYSQQIGNNAYAVYDPTWATDADGDYITTLTKFGTDAKTDSRSLDNAYQRQTMFFSGAFKYKFDYNKVHNFSALLVAHGYTLAESEVYHAIANANLGFQFNYNYKNKYYLDFTQNMVHSSRLAEGQQDAFSPTFSMGWRISKESFMANSKVFNELKLTASASILNTDLDFIGFEGGSGYNLYRPSYSNANGSFFSWQEGRQLRTTDVINGENYGLGFEQRKEYTLGLESSLFNNMVHIEASYFYNQLTGIPIRDRNLYPSYFSVTTPSTSSFIPVVNYNADERKGFDLGINFNKKINKVHLNVGMVATYFETRAYTRNDIIYRDDYQKRQGQPTDALFGLKSNGFYTAAEAADIKNNVVGALPKSTYAVVSAGDIKYQDVNNDKVIDNNDQVYLGRGGASPLTIGLNTTVKWNNFSLFVLANSTSGAYAYKNSSYYWASGVNAKYSAPMLGRWTPETAETATYPRLTTTAGANNFIASDFWIYKNDRISLSRVQLSYDIPKSVLAKTFISNLGFYVNGNDLLLIAKEREHMETNIGGTPQMRYYSIGLTAAF, translated from the coding sequence TACAGCATCTGGTTATAAAACTGGTTCCATTGAAGCGAAATCCGATTTGAAAAAAGTAGTATTGGATTATGATTCGGATACAGTAGTATTGGGATACAATTCGGATAAGGTGAAAGTTGCTTTTAATACAGTAGCTAAATCAGATGTTCTAGGGGGCGTTTCAACGGTAAACATTGCTGATCAGCTAGCCACTAATTACACAACTTTTAGTTTGGATAACTTAGCTAGTTATATTCCTGGTTATACAGGTGGTAACATCTGGGGCATGAACGGAAAATTGGTGATAGTTGATGGTATTCCTCGTGATGAGTTTAATGTTGTACCTTCTGAAATTGAAGATATTACAGTATTGAAAAGTGCAGCTGCTGTTGCTTTATACGGAAGTCTTGCTGCAAAAGGGGTTGTTTCCATTACTACTAAAAGAGGTCTTAGCAAAGGAAATAAATTTGATGTCCGTATCAATACGGGTATTATGGATCCTAAACGTTATGCCAAATATTTAAGTTCATCAGAGTATATGACATTATATAATGAAGCTCTTATGAATGATGGACAACCTCGTAATCCACTTTATACGGACGAAGTAATAGCTAATTCTGCATCAGGTGTAAATCCGTATCGTTATCCAAACGTAGATTTTTATTCATCAGATAATTTGAAGAAATACGCTACACGTTCTGAAATTGTAGCAGAATATACTGGCGGAAATGACAAAGCTCAATTTTATGTGAATGTGGGTAATTATAGAACAACAACCTTACTTGACATAGGAAATGGAAAATCAGAAGGTGAAAACCGTTTCAATGTAAGAGGAAATCTTGATATTAAATTGAGTAAAATGATTACTAGTAAAATCAATACCAGTGTTACTTTTTATGATAACAATCAAGCACAAGGTAATTTCTGGGGGAATGCGGCTACTTTAAGACCAAATTTATTTGCTCCTTTAATTCCATTGAGTTATTTGGAAAAAGCAGATGCAAAAACTCAAAACTATATTGCAACTAGTCCATTTATAGTTGATGGAAAGTATTTGTTGGGAGGTACTAGTACCCAACTAACAAATCCTTTTGCAGATATATATACTCGAGGGATTATTAAAGGGACAACTCGTAAATATCAGTTTGATACTTCGTTTAATTTTGACTTGGCAAATCTGTTGAAAGGATTGACTTTTGATACTCAATTTGGTATTGATTACAATACATCTTATAGTCAACAAATCGGCAACAATGCTTATGCTGTATATGACCCAACTTGGGCTACTGATGCTGATGGAGATTATATTACTACTTTGACTAAATTTGGTACGGATGCTAAAACTGATTCTCGTTCTCTTGATAATGCTTATCAACGTCAAACGATGTTTTTTTCAGGTGCTTTTAAGTACAAGTTTGATTATAATAAGGTGCATAACTTCTCTGCACTTTTAGTAGCCCACGGTTATACATTAGCTGAATCAGAGGTGTATCATGCCATAGCAAATGCAAACCTAGGATTTCAGTTTAATTATAATTATAAAAACAAGTATTACCTTGATTTTACTCAAAATATGGTGCATTCCTCTAGACTTGCCGAAGGGCAACAGGATGCTTTCTCCCCAACATTTTCAATGGGATGGAGAATAAGTAAAGAGAGTTTTATGGCTAATTCTAAAGTATTTAATGAATTGAAATTAACTGCCAGTGCGAGTATCTTGAATACTGACCTTGATTTTATTGGCTTTGAAGGTGGTAGTGGATACAATTTGTATAGACCTTCTTATAGCAATGCTAATGGATCTTTTTTTTCTTGGCAAGAAGGACGTCAACTTAGAACTACGGATGTTATCAATGGAGAAAATTATGGTTTAGGATTTGAGCAGAGAAAAGAATATACCTTAGGTTTAGAATCTTCTCTTTTCAATAATATGGTTCATATTGAAGCTTCTTATTTTTACAATCAGTTGACAGGTATTCCTATCAGAGATAGAAATCTTTATCCAAGCTATTTTTCTGTAACCACTCCGTCTACTTCATCTTTTATTCCGGTTGTTAATTATAATGCAGACGAACGTAAGGGATTTGATTTAGGAATAAATTTTAATAAAAAGATAAACAAAGTTCATTTGAATGTGGGTATGGTCGCAACTTATTTTGAGACTAGAGCTTATACTAGAAATGATATTATCTATAGAGATGACTATCAAAAACGTCAAGGCCAACCAACAGATGCTCTCTTTGGATTGAAAAGCAATGGATTCTATACTGCAGCTGAAGCAGCTGACATAAAAAACAATGTAGTTGGAGCTCTTCCAAAATCAACATATGCTGTAGTTAGCGCTGGTGACATTAAGTATCAAGATGTAAATAATGATAAGGTAATTGATAATAATGATCAAGTTTATCTTGGTAGAGGAGGAGCATCTCCACTAACAATTGGGCTTAACACGACTGTAAAGTGGAATAATTTTTCTTTATTCGTACTTGCTAATAGTACGAGTGGGGCTTATGCCTATAAAAACAGTTCTTATTATTGGGCTTCGGGTGTTAATGCTAAATATTCTGCACCTATGCTTGGTCGTTGGACTCCAGAGACAGCTGAAACGGCTACTTATCCAAGATTAACTACGACAGCTGGCGCTAATAATTTTATAGCTTCAGATTTCTGGATATATAAAAATGATAGAATTAGTTTATCTAGAGTTCAATTGTCTTATGACATTCCTAAGTCAGTATTGGCTAAGACTTTTATTAGCAATTTAGGTTTTTATGTTAATGGAAATGATTTGCTACTAATTGCAAAAGAAAGAGAGCACATGGAAACTAATATTGGAGGTACTCCTCAAATGAGATATTATAGTATAGGTTTAACGGCTGCATTTTAA